DNA sequence from the Gouania willdenowi chromosome 21, fGouWil2.1, whole genome shotgun sequence genome:
TTGTATTTGTGTAAATGTAGTTATTAACCATTGTGACCTGCTGACCTTGGCATACTTACAAAGTATTCTACACTTCCTTAAATATACTTTATAACCAGTGGTGGGTAGAGGAAACAACAAcggtactcaagtaaaagtactgttacttcatcagtcatcttctgatcaagaggttgggggtttgatcccagtctatgtgttgggcaagacactgagccCTAAGTTGCTCTCAGTGGTTGACCcatggcagctcagtctcattggtgggtgaatgagttgaaattgtaaagtgctttgggacgACTTCAGTGTAGAcataaaagcactttataaatcaagttcatttaccatttttaaaagtacttgtacttgagtaacagtaaaaaagtaccTCATAACAAAAACTTCTCAAGTAActtcagatacattttattaCTTCCAGAACAAACCATTAGTCCCTGAATGAAATACATGAatacattcattaaaaataaaacatagcctaaaaacagaatcaacataaagtgtgtatatcagtggttcccaaattttTCTGGGTCGTGACCTCAGAGTCTTTTTTTCTCTAGCTTTATGATgaaatttgtttttctgttacaaatacaaagtagtaaatattAGTGTACAAAGTGTTAATATGAGTCagctcagttattttttatactgcattttatttgaactatatttatattagagAGAGTGAAATATAatagttgtttgagattgtttgtggtgtttcaatttgaaaaacaataataaatatttaagctCTTTCAGCTTAGTCCCAGGGTCTATTGATATGTTTCCGTATGGATTTAAACTTAATGGTAAATGTCTTACTAATCTGAGCCAAATTTTTATTCACAGCGCCAATTTTTTCAAGACCCTTAAAATGTTTCTCTTAAATGAATTTCAACTTTACATTAAATCATTACAatattaaacataaaacaaaactttacaattgtttgagattgtgtgtggtgttttaatttgaaaaagaataattcatttttaagcTCTTTCAGCTTCTTCTTACACTGCATGTCTATTTCTCTGatgttatgtattgttttttaaattgtgcaaaatagataaataaaaacaataattattattactaaacgCTTCAGGCGACCCCTcattgggtcacgaccccaagattgaaaaacactggtgtgtatataaatatattcaaatatatTCAAATACATTCAAGAACCCCAGGGATTTTATAGGCTTGACTGGGTTCAGGAATCAAtgggattttttaaaatcacaaattcAAAAGGGAtcaatcattaaaaaataaattaataatgcaAGTTAGATGttataatgtgttgtttttgtttattaattttaaaacttGTGTTAAATGCATTGGACAATTATTTAAAAGGCTGTGAGGTTTTCTCTTATCTTACTACGAGTGCTTTCGAGTCTTGACCACAGAGAATTTGCGAGATAAGAAACCAATGGAAAATCCCAAAAACCAATGAGTACTAACAAAATCccagaaaataattatttcttttatttttattcttatatGTCTTTTTGTCGGAGGCCCTTTGTGTTTAATGTAGGCCGTGGCTATTCATACAGAAGTCTATGAATAGactgcaccacgtgacttaaagttctgttttatttaaagctaccccgctaacccttttatttaaaccctaacactaaccctaacccaggaaataccctaaaatgtttatttttttcatatatgtattttcaaaggtggaatttggcatgttaaatatgttaaaatgaaaaatttatACATGACAAAAGCTGGAATTCAAACCCATGTTAGTGGAAGGAAGAGTCCTTCCACTATCCTTAGATCACTCAGCCATCCTGGCTCAGCGTTCACACACATAGGCACATTACGCCTATGTAGAGAATGTACGGAAAAcgtacgtttccgtatcaatagtcCCAGGGTCAGTCCCAAGCCTCTCTGGCGCCCTAGGCGAGATTTCCTTTTGGCGCCCCCTTATATGCCGTTTTTTTAAACCaagtaattgatatttacatcattgttatgttattattgtcagaatcatttctaacacttacatagtggtcttcaccatatccacaaagacgctttacatgaggagaaaacatgagcaaaaatacttttttgacattttatttcattttgataaaagggtttcacatacacatgaaagaacacaaacaagtaaataaaagccaatttaaacATCTTAGTAACacattcaaaatacaaattatcaATGTTATTAGAAAAAGGCATTgtacaaaaacaagatacaaataaaaaataaacagatagtGGTAAGTggtaaatacatatatatatatatatatatatatatatatatatataactgaaATTGCAGTATTGAACACACATCAACTTAAACAATTGCAGTTCGcagaggtattgcacaaatAAACTATTTAGTAAAAATAGTGTCATTTTCTGGTGGCGCTTTATAAAGCAGCTTTaacaacacaagctaaaaaaagcCCCATCTATCCATCCTTTAGTTCAGCCTTACTAGTTTAATCTAGTGGTTTTTTTGATGACATCGTCACATTTCCTCAGTGAATCTGAAGGGGGAAAAGAATGTGAACCCATTAGCTCGTCTATCAATCAAACCAAGTCATAGGATATGTATGTTGTGATTAGAAAGtgataaatatttagatatttataaaTAGAGATGAAGCTGTACAAATTTAAGATGTAGCACAAAGCAGATAAAAGTAGATAAaagttatatattatttatgaaGTAGATTGACACAGAATagtaataaaacacaagtttacatatacaatacagttttatttaaagtaaaaaggtCTCGACTAAATTAGAAGTATTAGCTTTCTTCCTAATAATTTATGCATCTGTAATATGTTTACCTATCTATAAATCATGTTAAgtcatttatacatatatatatatattaaatacataCGGCCCcctgtataaaacacaaactgtgatgtcactccttacatgtactgtacataataatacatAGTTCTCTTAAAATTACGTTAAActacaatgtaataaattaatagaCCACTGTTGCCATacaatcaatgtttttgttaagctagtattttatctgtttctgtttagcactcactgctaacattagcatggtCGCTCTGCTAGCTTGTTTGACTATGATGGATGAATAAATTGTCATGGATCTTCAAACACTGTCTTACCTCTgacttttccacattttcctcttctttacattttttcttccctgggcacagatcattagtttggttgtttaCACATGACGTCACTtgctgcagcagtaaacagtaaacaaccGGTCCGAGCTGACGTCACGCCTCAGACAACCTGTCAATCGATTTGGGGGGCGGgagtaaaactttttttttttttttttttttttttttaatattcattaaaactagactaactaattattaataatactaccAAGTTTAGTTTGCTAATAATATCAGGGCTTTGAatgtttaattaatattaaaataaataaataaataaataaatcttttctaattttggCAGGCCCCGCAACCCTGACAAACCGGAATAAGAGGGTctgaaatggatggatgtaattTTGGCGGCGCCCCTAGCATTTGCCTATACTGCCTATGCCACGGGCCGGCCCTGCCCGGGGTCTATATATACGTTTCCGTATGGATTTAGAGTTATTGGTTAATGTTTTACTAATCTTAGccaaattatttattcataatgcCAAACTTTTAAGACCCTTAAAATGTTTCTCTTAAATGAATTTCAACTTTACATCAAATCCCTAAAATTTATGGAATCCAAACCAGCCAAAGACCTCTAATCTTTATTcaaaaatgatatataaatgatgaATACCAAACCCgcttaatttaaaatgaataaataaaaaaacgtaaaaaatcaaaaaaggaaaaatcaaaatgaaaaacaaatttgataaatataGGTGGCAAAAAATACAACAGTTTAAATATGAATACGAATATgaatacatcaataaataaataaataaataaatttaaaaatttaaaaattgtgttaaaaaaaaaaaaaaatagattgataaataaaagtggaaataaaaaaaatatccaaatataatttattttaattttatgtttaaacttttattcatttaatcattaataatttttgtttgtgtttttattcttttattcatttatttaaaatgtttggtcctccatagaaaaacactggcctacgtaaatgtttgtatttttatttgtcatataaAACGTCTAGATTGTCCTTATTTATgctcacaaataaaaacaaaaatagagcgTGTATCTTGAAAAGTGTGTGCGTAACGTGGCGTAGCCATAGAAACGAGGTGGATGCGTCAGTTAAAGTCACCTACTGACCTTCAACGTTCTTAGTGAGCAGCGACAGACGGTGAGAGCAGAGCTGTGAGCATCTTTGACCAGAGACAGGAGCGAAAAGTTTACTTTAAACTTCTGACCAGGACCAGAAAAGgacttttaaaaacaggaaacCAGAAAAGTAAGACCATGATATGATTTGGTTTTGGTTCGTTTTAACAGCCAATGACGTTCAGTCAGTCACTGACTGAGTGAAATGTCGTTACCAACCATGGAAgctgtttgcattgtttgaatattttcttcatttatttacattgatacatactttatttcctacattgattattttcttcatgtagattaattttctgttatttaagtttaaatagcttttttttcttttttcatcgtattacattatgattttattcacaGATTATGCATGTCCAAAGTttcaaaaacttaataaaactTAGCATTAAATCACACATTACTGCACAAAACTCTCTGTTTAATAATGCTTTATGCATAATTAATAAATGACTGTGTGGAGGTTGTGGAAACAACCAGACAAGTAGGCTAGAATACAtccaataattatttttcttattcaaaagcctcctgtggacaaGTGTTGCAACTTATTAcatgaaaataatatttaaaaaatgcatctgCTTTGACCAATGTCATTGTGCTGTCCATAGAtactaaaaatagaaaataaatgagtagataaatgataaataaataaattccttaAAAGAAAGCAGTGCTGAACATCCATAGAGTGATATACAATACTCACTGCACAaatgaagtatttatttatgttttgtctGTATATGTTGTAAAAGGTTAACATTActtgtagtgcaatctttttgcaacatttatgcatgttttattcttgcaaaatatattaacaaatacatttattatattgctttattgtgaccatcaccagtcctccctaaggaagggtaagctaAACTTTATATGGGGAGAATTTAAttgacttgtttatttttgaatatgcaaaaaaaataatgaaaatggggaaaaaataccaaaacatttgaacataaGACATTGAATACAGAAGTATAATTTATAAACTCTTACTCTTTCTTCTAATCCTTGATGAGATAATtctgtagattattattgtgGCGCTCTGCATGACTCATGTAAAGTGCTTGTAAATATCACTGATCTTAATGCTTACATTACTTTAACCTTTGTTACTAATACATGTCACTGATCTACTCACTGAACCTCTTTCCTCCCTCAGAGTCTGGAGAATATTTTGTGGCCTATTGATCAGTGAGATGTGGGCCCAGAACAGCACGTTCAGCCGGTAAGAACCTGGACACGCCCTTCCTGTTCTTCTGTAGAATTCTCTACTTAACAATGTTGATGTGTTGTTGATGGTTCTTTAAATATGGATGTCATTTTGCTCTTTAGGATGATACTTTTTCATACTGGCCTGAGGACTATGATGACGGGTACGGGGCCCAACAAATAAATGGCCAGTACATTGCCCAACTGCTTCAGGACCAAACAACGTTCTCTGACGACCAGGACGGGGCTCCAAACTATGAAGACCTGACAACCGTTGATGTCTTGTCTATTGCAGAGTACTGCCACCCACAAAATCCTTACCCTACAACCATCAACCCCATTCCTAATGATGTGCACATGCAGGCCCAACAATATATTGAGCTCCAAACCTTCATCCCCCCGGCTGTGTCTGCTATGACAGTAAGATCTCTGTTTAACACAGTTCTTAATGTATTTCTGTAGATCTTTGTATTGATGCTATGATGGGAACTCTAacattcacatgtttttgtgtctccaGGATAATGGACTTCCAGTGTTCACTGCAGGGATGAATCCACTTCCCACTTTTGGAGGACAGTaagtaaagcaaacaaacagaCGTGTTCAAACGCAGACGTTACTTCACATGTGACATGATTTCTGatccagtgtgtttgtgttttaatcttTGTAGGAATGAGAATGATGTTGTTTCAATCGTGCAACCAGaacccccagaagtcccagcaGTCCCAGCACCCCCAGTGAAGGCTCCAGTCTTAAAGTGAGTGTCCTGAAGTTGTTTTCATCGTACATGTCTTTCTTGTGACTGACTCTGGATCATGCTCTGCTCACTGTTAACATGTGCTCTtatactgtgtatttgtgttttgttccttCAGAAAGGTGAACAAGCGTAAGGCGGAGAAGGTGGAAGAGGGGCCGTACATAAAAAAGCCCCCCAATGCCTTCATGCTGTTTCTCAAAGAGCACAGGAAGTCTGCGGAGGAAGATCTGGGCGTGAGGACGAGCGCTGTCGTCAACAAATTCCTCGGTGAACGGGTGAGTTTGTTTTTCCTCCATGAATGATCTGTGATCTTTAAACTCTTTAGTCttcagtgtgtgttagtgacACTTTTCTTGTTTTCCATCAACAGTGGAAGTCATTGCCAGCGGAGGACAAAGATCAGTATAATACTGAGGCCAAACGTTGTGCTTTGCTCCACCTCGAGCAGAACCCCGACTGGACCAACAGAAAGAACTATGTAAGTCTACCCTGCAGACATGTTGCCACAGCAACCTTAAAGGTGATGGAACAGTGACTGTGAAAGTGTTTCATCAGCTAACTTAAACTTTTATGTGTTTGGTTTTAGGCAAAGAAAAGGAGACTAACTCggagagtgggcgtgtccacGTGTTAGAGACGTTCGTCCTGCTATGACACTGGAACTACGGCTGAAGTCTATGGAATCAGGACAATATCacaatgaatgaactcttgcagggtttatcacaaatgcacatgcttgattttgcaaatatatattttatgcacacttataaattctgaaatgcacacgctctacttcacatATATTATTCTGAGGCAcacatgtaatataaatccagagataatgcaaattgctgttTCATCAGCTAACTTaaaattttatgtgttttgttttaggcaaagaaaaggaaacaaattcggagagtgggcgtgtcctcGTGTTAGACGCGTTCGTCCTGCTACGACACTGGAACTACGGCTG
Encoded proteins:
- the LOC114454671 gene encoding transcription factor 7-like 1 yields the protein MQAQQYIELQTFIPPAVSAMTDNGLPVFTAGMNPLPTFGGQNENDVVSIVQPEPPEVPAVPAPPVKAPVLKKVNKRKAEKVEEGPYIKKPPNAFMLFLKEHRKSAEEDLGVRTSAVVNKFLGERWKSLPAEDKDQYNTEAKRCALLHLEQNPDWTNRKNYAKKRRLTRRVGVSTC